GCCACGGTCTCCACATCGCAGATGTCACCCTCGAGCGTCTCCAGCAGCGGATGGCGCGGCAACGGGGACGGGACGCGGTCGAACGATCGCACGTGGTGGCCGCGCTCGAGCAGTTCGGTCACGAGGTTGGCGCCGACGAAACCGGATCCGCCCGTCACCAGCACCCGGCCCAATTCAGTCGTCAGCGATGCATCACCCATGCCGGCGACTATAACTGAAACGTGTTCTAGTTCTGTACCCCTCGAGCGGAACCGGTTGCCGACTCAACCGTCCTCGGCGTCTCGCTCACCCAGGGCGGACTCTATGCGCTGACGGGCTCCAGCTAAGTGCTCCTCGCAGCATCGCGCGAGTTCTTCGCCCCGTTCCCAGAGCTTCAGCGATGCATCGAGATCGAGGCCGCCCTGTTCGAGCTGTTGCACCACGGCGATCAACTCGTCGCGCGCCTCCTCGTACCCCATCTCACTAATGGGCTTCATCGGCTCCCTCACTCAGCGCGGTGATCGCACCGTCGGCCACCCGGATGCGCAGGTGTGTGCCCGCCGGGGCGTCGGCGGTCGCGCGCAGCACGTTCGTATCGGGCATCGTCTGCACGACGGCATACCCGCGGGCCAGGGTCGCGGCCGGTCCGAGTGTCGTCAGCCGCGCTGCGAGGTGGCCGACGCGCTCGGACTCCACCGCCAGCATCCGGCGGATGTCGCGGCGGGCCGCGGTCCGGGCGCGGTGCACCTCGTCGGCGCGGGCGTCGATCGCCTGCAGTGGACGGGCCAGGACCGGCCGGCTCCGCAACTGGTCGAGGTGATGCTGCTCGCGGTGCACC
Above is a window of Mycolicibacterium baixiangningiae DNA encoding:
- a CDS encoding exodeoxyribonuclease VII small subunit, whose translation is MKPISEMGYEEARDELIAVVQQLEQGGLDLDASLKLWERGEELARCCEEHLAGARQRIESALGERDAEDG